The following proteins come from a genomic window of bacterium:
- a CDS encoding vitamin B12-dependent ribonucleotide reductase gives MQVSENARTVLERRYLKKGMKGDPLETPEEMACRVAYNIALAEGLYYGALPEVVLRWAEAFYAMMLRLDFLPNSPTLMNAGRELQQLSACFVLPVEDSMESIFEAVKNTALIHKSGGGTGFSFSRLRPHADVVRSTKGVSSGPISFMTVFDAATETIKQGGTRRGANMGILRVDHPDILDFITCKSQTNRLNNFNISVALTEEFMKAVENGEEYSLVNPHSREVTGRLPAREVFERIVDSSWKNGEPGMIFIDRINRDNPTPRLGAIESTNPCGEQPLLPYESCNLGSINLANMVSTRDGHPRIDYDKLKTTVGTAVRFLDDVIDMNNYPLPEIRHMTVGNRKIGLGVMGFADMLISLGIPYDSDEALAVAQELMSFIQEESGTASCNLARERGPFPNYDVSVFPERGGAPRRNATTTTIAPTGTISIIAGVSSGIEPIFALSYIRNVMDNDHLVEVHPLFDAEMRRRGLYSVERMTELSKVGSLRHLEWVPEDVARAYVTAHDISPEAHLRMQAAFQKYTENAVSKTVNFPADATRDDIRKVFVLAYRLGCKGVTVYRDKSRDEQVLNIGGVNAKEGAQKLEQAAAPAAEPFVTPRPRPDTLIGVTKEIKTSCGKLYVTINRDEKGIFEVFNQMGKAGGCAASQSEAIGRLASLALRSGVQPGMIVKQLKGISCHLPSWGGNGGKILSCADAVSKAIEWYLENFDAMFPGFPKPVSEAAQPAAKKQSLPPGEEEIARGACPDCGSQVERQEGCLKCRSCGFSEC, from the coding sequence ATGCAGGTCTCGGAGAACGCCCGGACGGTGCTGGAGCGCCGCTACCTCAAGAAGGGGATGAAGGGGGACCCGCTCGAAACACCCGAGGAGATGGCGTGCCGCGTGGCGTACAACATCGCGCTGGCGGAAGGCCTCTACTACGGGGCCCTCCCCGAGGTGGTGCTCCGGTGGGCGGAGGCGTTCTACGCGATGATGCTCAGGCTGGACTTCCTCCCCAACTCCCCCACGCTGATGAACGCGGGCCGCGAGCTCCAGCAGCTGTCGGCGTGCTTCGTGCTCCCGGTGGAGGACTCCATGGAGTCGATCTTCGAGGCGGTAAAGAACACCGCCCTGATCCACAAGAGCGGGGGGGGGACCGGCTTCTCCTTCTCCCGCCTGCGCCCGCACGCAGACGTCGTCCGCTCGACGAAGGGAGTCTCCTCGGGCCCGATCTCCTTCATGACCGTGTTCGACGCGGCCACCGAGACGATCAAGCAGGGCGGGACGCGGCGCGGCGCCAACATGGGGATCCTGCGGGTCGACCACCCGGACATCCTCGACTTCATCACCTGCAAGAGCCAGACGAACCGGCTCAACAACTTCAACATCTCCGTCGCGCTCACCGAGGAGTTCATGAAGGCGGTCGAGAACGGCGAGGAGTACAGCCTGGTCAACCCCCACTCCCGGGAGGTCACCGGGCGCCTCCCGGCCCGCGAAGTCTTCGAGCGGATCGTCGACTCCTCCTGGAAGAACGGCGAGCCGGGGATGATCTTCATCGACCGGATCAACCGGGACAACCCCACGCCGCGGCTCGGCGCCATCGAGAGCACGAATCCCTGCGGAGAGCAGCCCCTGCTGCCGTACGAATCGTGCAACCTGGGTTCCATCAACCTGGCAAACATGGTCTCGACGCGGGACGGGCACCCCCGGATCGACTACGACAAGCTGAAAACCACGGTCGGCACGGCGGTCCGGTTCCTCGACGATGTGATCGACATGAACAACTACCCCCTCCCCGAGATCCGGCACATGACGGTCGGGAACCGGAAGATCGGCCTGGGCGTGATGGGGTTCGCCGACATGCTGATCTCGCTGGGGATCCCGTACGACTCCGACGAGGCGCTGGCGGTGGCCCAGGAGCTGATGAGCTTCATCCAGGAGGAGTCGGGGACCGCCTCCTGCAACCTGGCCCGCGAGCGCGGACCCTTTCCGAACTACGACGTCAGCGTCTTCCCGGAGCGGGGCGGAGCGCCGCGGCGAAACGCCACCACGACGACGATCGCCCCCACGGGGACGATCAGCATCATCGCGGGCGTCTCCAGCGGGATCGAGCCGATCTTCGCCCTCTCCTATATCCGCAACGTCATGGACAACGACCATCTCGTGGAGGTCCACCCCCTCTTCGACGCCGAGATGCGGCGCCGGGGGCTCTACTCCGTCGAGCGGATGACCGAGCTCTCGAAGGTGGGGTCGCTCCGGCACCTGGAGTGGGTCCCCGAGGACGTCGCCCGGGCCTACGTAACGGCGCACGACATCTCCCCGGAGGCCCACCTGCGGATGCAGGCGGCCTTCCAGAAGTACACCGAAAACGCGGTGTCCAAGACGGTGAACTTCCCCGCCGACGCCACGCGCGACGACATCCGGAAGGTGTTCGTGCTCGCCTACCGCCTCGGCTGCAAGGGCGTCACCGTATACCGGGACAAGAGCCGGGACGAGCAGGTCCTGAACATCGGCGGGGTGAACGCGAAAGAGGGAGCGCAGAAGCTTGAGCAGGCGGCGGCCCCGGCGGCCGAGCCGTTCGTCACTCCCCGGCCGCGGCCCGACACCCTGATCGGCGTCACGAAGGAGATCAAGACCAGCTGCGGAAAGCTCTACGTCACGATCAACCGGGACGAGAAGGGGATCTTCGAGGTCTTCAACCAGATGGGGAAGGCCGGCGGCTGCGCCGCGTCGCAGTCGGAGGCGATCGGGCGCCTCGCCTCCCTCGCGCTGCGATCCGGCGTGCAGCCCGGGATGATCGTCAAGCAGTTGAAGGGGATCTCCTGCCACCTCCCCTCCTGGGGCGGCAACGGAGGGAAGATCCTCTCCTGCGCCGACGCCGTGTCGAAGGCGATCGAGTGGTACCTCGAGAACTTCGATGCGATGTTCCCCGGCTTCCCGAAGCCCGTCTCCGAGGCCGCGCAGCCCGCGGCGAAGAAGCAGTCCCTTCCCCCCGGGGAGGAGGAGATCGCCCGCGGCGCCTGCCCCGACTGCGGCAGCCAGGTCGAGCGGCAGGAGGGGTGCCTCAAGTGCCGCTCCTGCGGCTTCAGCGAGTGCTGA